The Thermotoga sp. SG1 genome includes a window with the following:
- a CDS encoding site-specific DNA-methyltransferase encodes MRRIPDRSIHLMVTSPPYNVGKEYDEDLTLEEYLGFIEDVMREVFRVLVWGGRVCFNVANLGRKLYIPLHAYLIELFERVGFLIRGEIIWDKGEAVGGSSTAWGSWMSPVNPVLRDQHEYIIVLSKGSFKRERPEKDGAISTITKEEFLEFTRSIWRFPPESAKKVGHPAPFPEELPYRCIQLYTFKGDVVLDPFAGVGTTCVAAAKTGRHFIGIEINPEYAKKGEERIKEAINQPSLFSPR; translated from the coding sequence TTGAGAAGAATACCCGATCGTTCCATTCATTTAATGGTTACTTCTCCTCCATACAATGTTGGGAAGGAATACGATGAAGATCTCACCCTCGAAGAGTACCTCGGATTCATCGAGGACGTGATGAGAGAGGTCTTCAGGGTCCTTGTGTGGGGCGGAAGGGTTTGTTTCAACGTGGCGAACCTTGGAAGAAAACTGTACATACCGCTCCATGCGTATCTTATAGAGCTGTTTGAACGAGTAGGTTTTCTAATCCGAGGTGAAATCATCTGGGACAAAGGAGAAGCAGTGGGTGGTTCTTCTACTGCATGGGGAAGCTGGATGTCTCCAGTGAACCCGGTTCTCAGGGATCAGCATGAGTACATCATCGTTCTGAGTAAAGGAAGCTTCAAAAGAGAAAGGCCAGAAAAAGACGGTGCAATTTCCACAATAACGAAGGAAGAGTTCCTTGAGTTCACAAGGAGCATATGGCGTTTTCCACCAGAATCAGCAAAGAAAGTGGGACATCCCGCTCCTTTCCCGGAGGAACTTCCTTACAGATGCATACAGCTTTACACTTTCAAAGGAGATGTTGTCCTCGATCCCTTCGCGGGTGTTGGAACAACGTGTGTAGCGGCTGCAAAAACGGGAAGGCATTTCATTGGAATAGAGATAAATCCAGAATATGCAAAGAAGGGTGAAGAGAGGATTAAAGAAGCGATCAATCAACCATCGCTCTTTTCTCCACGGTGA
- a CDS encoding phosphoglycerate dehydrogenase: MKKVLIVTRTFGKYSQEPIDFLRKNGFETIRADTIDPDVLKDVDALIVGTHPVTAEMIENSRLKIIAKHGVGVDNIDLNAAKKKGIPVTITSGANSLSVAELTIAFIFALSRGLVWAHNRLFQEKKWEGTIGQEVSGKTLGVIGFGAIGREVVKKAVCLGMNVLVYDPYVSKDSVRLSEATPVDDLDHLLGESDFVSLHVPLNESTRNMIGEREISLMKKSAFLINTSRGGLVDEEALVKALKEGKIAGAALDVFSEEPPDSNSPLFECSNLITTAHIGAHTKEAIYRMNMMAAQAVVDFFSGKIPKYVVNEEVIDLLKRKGLQEIS; this comes from the coding sequence ATGAAGAAAGTACTTATTGTGACACGAACTTTTGGCAAGTATTCTCAAGAACCCATTGATTTTCTCAGAAAAAATGGATTCGAGACAATCAGAGCTGATACCATAGATCCAGATGTTTTGAAAGACGTGGATGCTTTGATCGTAGGCACACATCCTGTTACGGCTGAGATGATAGAAAACTCCCGTCTCAAAATCATAGCCAAGCACGGGGTGGGAGTGGACAACATAGATCTGAATGCGGCAAAGAAGAAAGGAATCCCCGTTACCATCACATCCGGTGCGAATTCGCTTTCTGTTGCTGAACTCACCATAGCCTTCATCTTCGCACTCAGCAGAGGTCTTGTGTGGGCACATAACAGGTTGTTTCAAGAGAAAAAGTGGGAAGGAACAATTGGGCAGGAGGTTTCTGGAAAAACACTCGGTGTGATAGGTTTTGGTGCAATAGGCAGGGAAGTGGTTAAGAAGGCAGTGTGCCTTGGTATGAACGTACTCGTTTACGATCCATACGTGAGCAAAGACAGTGTGAGATTGTCAGAGGCCACTCCGGTCGACGATCTGGACCATCTTCTCGGGGAGAGTGACTTTGTATCGCTCCACGTTCCACTGAACGAAAGTACAAGAAACATGATAGGAGAAAGGGAAATTTCCCTGATGAAGAAATCTGCTTTCCTGATCAACACCTCCCGTGGTGGTCTGGTGGACGAGGAAGCACTTGTGAAGGCTTTGAAGGAGGGGAAAATCGCTGGAGCTGCACTGGATGTCTTTTCCGAAGAGCCACCAGATTCCAACTCTCCTCTTTTTGAATGTTCTAATCTCATCACCACGGCCCATATAGGAGCTCACACAAAGGAGGCCATCTACAGAATGAACATGATGGCCGCTCAAGCAGTGGTGGATTTCTTCAGCGGGAAAATTCCCAAATATGTGGTAAATGAAGAGGTGATAGATCTTTTGAAACGTAAAGGTCTGCAGGAGATATCTTGA
- a CDS encoding MurR/RpiR family transcriptional regulator, producing the protein MDVIQMIKEKYDEFTNAEKQIANVILSDPRGIIEDSISDLSKKAGVKSEASVVKFYKKLGLNSFQQFKVLLVQSISRAPLEIVYEDVASEDDTRTITEKIFKATVRAILDTLNSLEVESIEKAVEMFKSAQRIIFIGFAASAAVAFDAFHKFTRIGKNCLFSNDEHIIATILATASSSDLLVAVSHTGETISVVNFAKKAKEMKMPVVAITGNRKSTLAKYSDVVLVTNTKETKIRTDAMTSRIVQLVILDTIYTLLAARDPKAIENLNKSRLAVSELKY; encoded by the coding sequence GTGGATGTCATTCAGATGATCAAGGAAAAATACGATGAGTTCACGAATGCAGAAAAACAAATAGCCAATGTTATTCTTTCGGATCCAAGAGGGATCATTGAGGATTCCATCAGTGATCTCAGTAAAAAAGCGGGTGTAAAAAGTGAAGCCTCCGTGGTGAAGTTTTACAAGAAACTGGGACTGAACAGCTTCCAGCAGTTCAAGGTGCTTCTGGTTCAGAGTATCTCCAGGGCACCTCTTGAGATCGTCTACGAAGATGTCGCCAGTGAGGACGATACTCGAACCATCACCGAAAAGATCTTCAAAGCCACGGTGAGGGCCATTCTGGACACTCTGAATTCACTGGAAGTGGAATCTATAGAAAAAGCCGTTGAAATGTTCAAAAGCGCCCAAAGGATCATATTCATTGGTTTTGCGGCTTCTGCTGCCGTTGCTTTCGATGCGTTCCACAAGTTCACTCGAATCGGAAAAAACTGTTTGTTCTCCAACGACGAACACATCATAGCCACCATCCTTGCCACCGCGTCTTCCAGTGATCTCCTTGTTGCCGTTTCACACACGGGGGAAACAATATCCGTGGTGAACTTCGCCAAGAAAGCCAAAGAGATGAAGATGCCGGTTGTTGCGATAACGGGAAATAGAAAGTCCACCCTCGCAAAGTACTCAGACGTTGTCCTTGTAACGAACACGAAAGAGACGAAGATAAGAACAGACGCAATGACCTCCAGAATCGTTCAACTTGTCATACTCGACACAATTTACACGCTTCTTGCAGCAAGAGATCCAAAAGCCATAGAGAATCTGAACAAGAGCAGGCTAGCCGTCTCAGAGCTAAAGTACTGA